One stretch of Lacimicrobium alkaliphilum DNA includes these proteins:
- the fabF gene encoding beta-ketoacyl-ACP synthase II translates to MSKRRVVVTGLGMLSPLGLDVSTTWDALLAGKSGIGNLETFDVSQFSTRFAGVIKGFDVEQYMSKKESRKMDLFIQYGIAAGMQALKDSGLEIKEANAERVGVAVGSGIGGLGLIEENHSKLLASGPRKMSPFFVPSTITNMISGFLSIMEGLKGPNLNIVTACTTGVHNIGVAARTIAYGDADAMLAGGAEAAITPLGLGGFAAARALSSRNDDPQAASRPWDKDRDGFVMGDGAGVVMLEEYEQAKARGAKIYAELVGFGMSGDAYHMTSPPEDGDGAARSMDNALKDAGVNAEQVGYINAHGTSTPAGDVAEARAVKRVFAGSAHKVLVSSTKSMTGHLLGAAGAVEAIFTALALVDQKVPPTINLDNPDEGCDLDFVPHTARDVQMEYALCNSFGFGGTNGSLLFKKI, encoded by the coding sequence GTGTCCAAACGTCGTGTTGTTGTAACAGGTCTTGGCATGCTTTCACCTTTAGGGCTGGATGTCAGCACTACCTGGGATGCCTTGCTTGCCGGTAAAAGCGGCATTGGTAACCTTGAAACTTTTGATGTCAGCCAGTTTTCCACCCGCTTTGCCGGTGTAATAAAGGGCTTCGATGTTGAGCAGTACATGTCGAAAAAAGAAAGTCGGAAGATGGATCTTTTTATTCAGTACGGCATCGCCGCAGGTATGCAGGCGCTGAAAGACTCCGGTCTGGAGATCAAAGAAGCCAATGCAGAACGTGTCGGTGTTGCTGTCGGCTCTGGCATCGGCGGCTTAGGACTGATTGAAGAAAACCATTCAAAGCTGCTGGCCTCAGGCCCGCGTAAAATGTCTCCTTTCTTCGTACCATCCACTATCACCAATATGATTTCCGGCTTCTTGTCGATCATGGAAGGGCTGAAAGGCCCGAACCTTAATATAGTGACCGCCTGTACCACAGGTGTACACAATATTGGTGTGGCAGCCAGAACCATTGCCTATGGTGATGCCGATGCCATGCTGGCCGGTGGTGCCGAAGCGGCGATTACGCCGTTAGGTTTGGGCGGTTTTGCTGCAGCCCGGGCGCTGTCTTCCCGCAATGACGATCCACAGGCCGCCAGTCGTCCCTGGGACAAAGACAGAGATGGCTTTGTTATGGGTGATGGTGCCGGTGTGGTGATGCTGGAGGAATATGAGCAGGCCAAGGCCCGCGGTGCAAAAATTTATGCCGAACTGGTCGGTTTTGGTATGAGTGGTGATGCGTATCATATGACCTCGCCACCGGAAGATGGTGATGGCGCTGCACGCTCTATGGATAACGCCCTTAAAGATGCCGGCGTCAATGCCGAACAGGTGGGTTATATCAATGCTCACGGCACCTCGACTCCAGCAGGGGATGTGGCCGAAGCCAGGGCTGTGAAGCGGGTATTTGCCGGTTCAGCGCACAAGGTATTGGTCAGTTCCACTAAATCCATGACCGGCCACTTACTCGGCGCTGCCGGTGCCGTTGAAGCGATTTTTACCGCTCTGGCGCTGGTTGATCAGAAAGTACCGCCGACTATCAATCTGGATAATCCTGACGAAGGATGCGATTTGGATTTTGTGCCTCACACTGCCCGTGATGTGCAGATGGAATATGCCTTGTGCAACTCCTTCGGCTTTGGCGGCACTAATGGTTCGCTGCTGTTTAAAAAGATCTGA
- a CDS encoding Maf family protein: protein MKDLVLASTSVYRKACLEKLGLPFICDSPHCDETPHGNESAEQLVIRLAKKKAHSIAHAHPDALIIGSDQVACVDDEIIGKPLDHDTAIEQLNAASGKTVRFYTGLCLYDSHDQTCQLEVETFDVVFRKLSQQQIEGYLRKEQPYYCAGSFKSEGLGICLFERLEGRDPNTLIGLPLILLSEMLRNKGIDALV, encoded by the coding sequence GTGAAAGATCTTGTTCTGGCCTCCACCTCTGTATACCGAAAAGCCTGCCTGGAAAAGTTAGGCCTGCCTTTTATCTGTGACTCTCCCCATTGCGACGAAACGCCCCATGGCAATGAGTCTGCCGAACAGCTGGTCATCAGGCTGGCGAAGAAAAAAGCCCACAGTATTGCGCACGCACATCCCGATGCTCTGATCATCGGCTCAGACCAGGTGGCCTGTGTTGACGATGAAATCATCGGCAAGCCCCTGGATCACGACACGGCCATAGAACAGCTCAATGCAGCCAGCGGCAAGACCGTGCGTTTTTATACCGGTTTATGTCTGTATGACAGTCACGATCAGACCTGTCAACTGGAAGTGGAAACCTTTGATGTGGTGTTTCGCAAACTGAGCCAGCAGCAAATAGAAGGCTATCTGCGTAAAGAGCAGCCTTATTATTGTGCCGGCAGCTTTAAAAGCGAAGGGCTGGGTATCTGCCTGTTCGAACGACTGGAAGGACGGGACCCTAATACCCTGATAGGTCTGCCCCTGATTCTGCTCAGCGAAATGCTGCGTAATAAAGGTATCGATGCGTTGGTGTAA
- the yceD gene encoding 23S rRNA accumulation protein YceD: protein MQKVKLPKQLDPIRNAMKRAEYIGVFKASDMTRLQQAVATAEHDIEVEVSFSKDAQELAFFEGRLETQVSLICERCNEPFAHHLEVSFCYSPVKDGQDIDELPEAYEPVEVDEHGEINLLQLLEDELILALPIVAFHAEKDCKRGGDEMSFGVIEPAAERPNPFAVLKELKRDQE, encoded by the coding sequence ATGCAGAAAGTGAAACTGCCCAAGCAGCTTGATCCGATCAGAAATGCCATGAAACGCGCCGAGTATATCGGGGTGTTCAAGGCTAGTGATATGACCAGGTTGCAACAGGCGGTGGCAACCGCGGAACACGACATAGAAGTAGAAGTTAGTTTCAGTAAAGACGCACAGGAACTGGCTTTTTTTGAAGGTCGATTAGAAACGCAGGTGTCGCTTATCTGTGAAAGGTGTAATGAACCTTTCGCTCATCACTTGGAGGTGTCATTCTGCTATAGTCCTGTAAAGGACGGGCAAGACATCGATGAGTTACCGGAGGCTTACGAGCCGGTTGAAGTTGATGAACATGGAGAAATCAATTTACTCCAGCTTCTAGAAGATGAACTGATTTTGGCCCTGCCCATTGTGGCTTTTCACGCAGAAAAAGACTGCAAACGGGGTGGCGACGAAATGAGTTTTGGAGTAATTGAACCGGCCGCTGAGCGTCCAAACCCCTTTGCGGTGTTGAAAGAACTTAAGCGAGATCAGGAGTAG
- a CDS encoding HAD family hydrolase: MYKLVIFDWDGTLMDSCGRIVSAMQTSARRAGLPVPQEAAVRDIIGISLRPAMLRLFGELPSAQAEELFELYRQEYVENDPTPTPMFGGAIELLEQIRQRQLLMAVATGKARRGLNRVWQQTGTGHFFSASRCGDETRSKPDPDMLEQILAELAVQPHEALMIGDTCYDLHMAEQLGMDRIGVSFGVHEAARLRQHKPKAIVDSLAEIAEFIL, translated from the coding sequence ATGTATAAGTTGGTTATTTTTGATTGGGACGGCACCTTAATGGACTCATGCGGGCGGATTGTCTCTGCGATGCAGACATCAGCCCGGCGGGCCGGATTACCTGTGCCTCAGGAAGCCGCGGTCAGAGATATTATCGGTATCAGTCTGCGCCCGGCCATGCTCCGACTGTTTGGTGAGCTGCCATCCGCGCAGGCAGAAGAGTTGTTTGAACTCTATCGCCAGGAGTATGTAGAAAATGACCCAACACCAACACCGATGTTTGGCGGAGCCATTGAATTGCTGGAACAGATCAGACAGCGTCAGCTGTTGATGGCGGTGGCCACAGGTAAGGCCCGCAGGGGATTAAACCGGGTCTGGCAGCAAACCGGGACCGGGCATTTTTTCAGTGCTTCACGCTGTGGCGATGAGACCCGATCCAAGCCCGATCCCGATATGCTTGAACAGATTCTGGCCGAATTGGCGGTTCAGCCCCATGAAGCGCTGATGATAGGGGATACCTGTTATGACCTGCATATGGCCGAACAGTTGGGGATGGATCGCATCGGCGTCAGCTTCGGTGTGCACGAAGCAGCCCGCCTGCGCCAACACAAACCCAAAGCCATAGTAGACTCACTGGCTGAAATTGCTGAGTTTATATTGTAG
- the fabD gene encoding ACP S-malonyltransferase produces the protein MSKTAFIFPGQGSQALGMLAELAAEYPLVEQTFSEASDVLGYDLWQLVQQGPEADLNQTQRTQPALLAASVAVWRVAQAQGAEKPDLLAGHSLGEYSALVCAGVMDFADGIKLTALRGEFMQQAVPAGTGAMAAIIGLDDDKVEQACAEAAGDEVVSAVNYNSPGQVVIAGHKAAVERAMDACKTAGAKRALPLPVSVPSHCALMKPAAEKLAVELQKLTFNAPVIPVINNVDVKAEQQPEQIKDALVRQLFNPVRWTESMQKMAGEGVSQLYEMGPGKVLTGLAKRIDKSLNCDAVNTPQGIQILTGKGE, from the coding sequence ATGTCAAAAACCGCGTTTATTTTCCCCGGTCAGGGCTCTCAGGCTCTGGGGATGCTGGCCGAGCTGGCAGCAGAGTATCCTCTGGTTGAACAGACCTTTAGTGAGGCCAGTGATGTACTGGGCTATGATCTCTGGCAACTGGTACAACAGGGGCCAGAGGCAGACTTAAATCAGACTCAGCGCACCCAGCCAGCGCTGCTGGCAGCCAGTGTTGCTGTCTGGCGGGTGGCTCAGGCGCAGGGTGCAGAAAAACCGGATTTACTCGCAGGCCACAGCTTAGGAGAGTATTCGGCGCTGGTGTGTGCCGGAGTGATGGATTTTGCCGATGGCATTAAACTTACCGCCTTACGGGGCGAGTTTATGCAGCAGGCGGTGCCTGCTGGCACCGGCGCCATGGCAGCGATTATTGGTCTGGATGATGACAAGGTTGAGCAGGCCTGCGCAGAGGCTGCCGGTGATGAGGTGGTTTCAGCAGTAAATTACAACAGCCCGGGCCAGGTGGTGATTGCCGGGCACAAAGCTGCCGTTGAGCGGGCTATGGATGCCTGTAAAACCGCCGGGGCCAAACGGGCATTGCCCTTACCGGTGAGCGTACCCTCTCATTGTGCGCTGATGAAACCTGCCGCCGAAAAGCTGGCGGTGGAACTGCAAAAGCTGACCTTTAATGCACCTGTCATACCGGTGATCAATAATGTAGATGTAAAAGCAGAGCAGCAACCAGAGCAGATTAAAGATGCGCTGGTTCGCCAGTTGTTCAACCCGGTACGCTGGACTGAAAGTATGCAGAAAATGGCCGGCGAAGGGGTTTCACAGCTTTATGAAATGGGTCCGGGCAAGGTACTCACCGGGCTGGCAAAACGCATTGATAAGAGTCTGAATTGTGATGCGGTTAATACGCCTCAGGGGATTCAGATACTAACAGGAAAAGGTGAATAA
- the acpP gene encoding acyl carrier protein → MSNIEERVIKIIVEQLGVKEEEVKSEASFVDDLGADSLDTVELVMALEEEFDTEIPDEEAEKITTVQSAIDYINAHKDA, encoded by the coding sequence ATGAGTAACATCGAAGAACGCGTAATCAAAATTATCGTTGAGCAACTGGGCGTTAAAGAAGAAGAAGTAAAATCTGAAGCCTCTTTCGTCGACGACCTGGGCGCTGATTCTCTGGATACAGTAGAGTTGGTAATGGCGCTGGAAGAAGAATTCGACACAGAGATCCCGGATGAAGAAGCCGAGAAGATCACTACTGTTCAGTCAGCCATTGACTACATTAACGCTCACAAAGACGCGTAA
- the rpmF gene encoding 50S ribosomal protein L32, which translates to MAVQKNRKTRSKRGMRRSHDALTAETLSVDSTSGETHRRHHVTDDGYYKGKKVIAN; encoded by the coding sequence ATGGCGGTACAAAAGAATCGTAAAACCCGTTCAAAGCGTGGCATGCGTCGTTCGCATGATGCCTTAACAGCGGAAACCTTGTCTGTAGATTCCACGTCAGGTGAGACGCATCGTCGTCATCACGTAACAGATGACGGTTACTACAAAGGCAAAAAAGTCATCGCAAACTAA
- the pabC gene encoding aminodeoxychorismate lyase, whose translation MTRILINGQPQNSLSAADRAVQYGDGIFTTIKVADGKPEHWPLHYQRLIKGLQILGIDFDSWDKVQDAINGLADEAQNAVLKLLISRGQGGRGYQTPKTQQPLWILTLHPMPEHYQQWQEQGVELGISEIQLARQPKLAGIKHLNRLEQVLVKLHAPEQGPEDMLVCDTQNMMVECSAANLFWQTNGLWYTPDLHHAGVAGVMRQRVLEHFEGRGCPVIQVQAPPTALTQAQAVFICNSLMGIVPVKRFGQAEFAIDKIRQLAREIL comes from the coding sequence ATGACCAGAATATTGATTAACGGCCAGCCACAAAACAGCCTGAGTGCCGCCGACAGGGCAGTGCAATATGGTGATGGCATCTTTACCACCATAAAAGTGGCTGACGGCAAGCCTGAGCACTGGCCATTGCATTATCAGCGCCTGATAAAAGGCCTGCAGATACTTGGCATTGATTTTGATAGCTGGGACAAAGTGCAGGATGCAATTAACGGTTTGGCGGACGAGGCACAAAATGCTGTGCTTAAACTGCTGATCAGTCGGGGTCAGGGTGGCCGCGGTTACCAGACTCCTAAAACGCAACAACCCCTTTGGATATTAACCCTTCACCCGATGCCTGAGCATTATCAACAGTGGCAGGAGCAGGGCGTTGAGCTGGGAATAAGCGAGATTCAGCTGGCCCGGCAGCCTAAGTTGGCTGGTATTAAGCATCTTAACCGTCTGGAGCAGGTGCTGGTAAAGTTGCATGCACCAGAGCAGGGGCCAGAAGATATGCTGGTTTGCGATACCCAGAACATGATGGTCGAGTGTTCGGCAGCGAACCTGTTCTGGCAAACCAATGGCCTCTGGTATACGCCGGATCTTCATCATGCCGGTGTTGCCGGAGTAATGCGCCAGCGGGTTCTTGAGCATTTTGAAGGGCGCGGCTGCCCTGTGATACAAGTGCAGGCGCCGCCCACGGCATTGACCCAGGCACAAGCTGTCTTTATCTGTAACAGTCTGATGGGCATTGTGCCGGTTAAACGCTTTGGGCAAGCAGAGTTTGCTATCGATAAAATAAGGCAACTTGCCAGGGAGATACTTTGA
- a CDS encoding beta-ketoacyl-ACP synthase III yields MYSRIIGTGSYYPSQVRTNADLEQMVDTNDEWITDRTGIKERRIIGDHETAATMGAEASQKAIEAAGIDPRSIDMIVCATTSHNKALPSAACDIQKILQLDGIPAFDVGAACAGYCYALSVADQYIKSGMCKRILVVGTDCLSRLVSPEDRTMVILFGDGAGATLIEASEEPGILSTHIHAAGSYNDLLYVGNPERGNEQSVHDNWGVMKGNEVFKVAVTKLSEVVEQTLAANDMQKSDLDWLVPHQANFRIIKATARKLEMPMDRVVLTLQDYGNTSAATVPTALDTAIRDGRIQRGHNLLLEAFGGGFAWASALVRY; encoded by the coding sequence ATGTATTCGAGAATTATTGGCACCGGTAGTTATTATCCCAGCCAGGTGCGCACCAACGCCGATCTGGAGCAGATGGTCGATACCAACGACGAGTGGATTACCGACCGCACCGGTATCAAAGAAAGACGTATTATCGGCGATCACGAAACGGCCGCAACTATGGGGGCCGAAGCTTCACAAAAGGCGATTGAAGCGGCCGGTATCGACCCGCGTAGTATCGATATGATTGTCTGTGCCACAACCAGCCACAATAAAGCACTGCCAAGCGCCGCCTGTGATATTCAGAAAATTCTGCAACTGGATGGTATTCCTGCCTTTGATGTAGGTGCCGCCTGCGCCGGTTATTGTTACGCTCTGAGTGTGGCCGATCAGTATATTAAATCCGGCATGTGCAAACGCATACTGGTAGTGGGTACAGATTGTCTGAGCCGGTTAGTCTCGCCTGAGGATCGCACCATGGTAATCCTGTTTGGAGATGGGGCAGGGGCTACGCTGATTGAAGCCAGTGAAGAGCCGGGTATTCTCTCTACCCATATTCATGCTGCAGGCTCGTACAATGATCTGCTGTATGTGGGTAACCCGGAGCGTGGCAACGAGCAATCGGTACACGATAACTGGGGCGTGATGAAAGGCAATGAAGTGTTTAAAGTGGCTGTCACTAAGCTCAGCGAGGTGGTGGAACAAACACTGGCCGCTAACGATATGCAAAAGTCAGATTTAGACTGGCTGGTACCTCATCAGGCTAATTTCCGCATTATTAAAGCCACCGCCAGGAAGCTGGAAATGCCCATGGACAGAGTGGTGCTGACCCTGCAGGATTATGGTAATACCTCTGCAGCGACGGTACCCACCGCCCTGGATACGGCAATTCGCGATGGTCGCATCCAGCGTGGTCATAATTTACTTCTGGAAGCCTTTGGCGGCGGCTTTGCCTGGGCTTCGGCATTAGTGCGTTACTAA
- the plsX gene encoding phosphate acyltransferase PlsX has translation MTHLTIALDMMGGDNGPPVTIEAAVLAVKEYSHLHLILCGDSDIIRHGLESYSDLPEKRLEILHTEQKVEMDERPSSALRNKQDSSMRRVLELVEQGRADACVSAGNTGALLTMAYYVLKTLPGIDRPALISSLPTSGRQKVYLLDLGANVNCDSEILFQYAVMGSVMAEEVEGISKPRVGLLNVGEEQIKGNDQVKHTAQILSSVPGINYIGYVEGNDIFTGKADVVVTDGFVGNIALKACEGLGKLILNEVKRVSGKNLLTRMMARLALPILRKIYARVNPDQYNGASLIGLRGIVVKSHGNASSEALLYAIKEAMHEVDRQVPTKIKHKIETLLMERP, from the coding sequence TTGACACATCTAACCATCGCGTTAGATATGATGGGGGGGGATAACGGCCCCCCCGTTACTATCGAAGCCGCAGTCCTTGCGGTGAAAGAATATTCACATCTTCATCTTATTCTCTGTGGCGACAGTGACATCATCCGCCATGGTTTAGAAAGCTATTCTGATCTTCCCGAAAAACGCTTAGAGATCCTGCATACCGAACAAAAGGTTGAAATGGATGAACGGCCCAGTAGCGCGCTGCGCAATAAACAGGACTCATCCATGCGCCGGGTGCTTGAACTGGTGGAACAGGGCAGGGCTGATGCCTGTGTCAGTGCCGGCAATACCGGTGCATTGCTGACCATGGCCTATTATGTGCTCAAGACTTTGCCGGGCATCGACAGACCCGCTTTGATTTCCTCTTTGCCGACATCAGGCAGACAAAAGGTGTATTTGCTTGATCTGGGTGCCAATGTGAACTGCGACTCAGAAATTCTGTTTCAGTATGCGGTGATGGGCTCGGTGATGGCAGAAGAAGTTGAAGGGATCAGCAAACCCAGGGTCGGGCTGTTAAATGTGGGTGAAGAACAGATAAAAGGTAATGATCAGGTCAAGCATACGGCGCAGATCCTCTCTTCAGTGCCGGGCATTAATTATATCGGTTATGTGGAAGGTAATGATATTTTTACCGGCAAGGCCGATGTCGTCGTGACCGATGGCTTTGTGGGCAATATCGCTTTAAAAGCCTGTGAGGGACTGGGTAAACTGATTCTGAACGAAGTTAAGCGGGTCTCAGGTAAAAATTTACTGACCCGCATGATGGCAAGACTGGCGCTGCCAATCCTGCGAAAAATCTACGCCAGGGTGAACCCCGACCAGTACAATGGCGCGAGTCTGATAGGATTGCGCGGAATTGTTGTGAAGAGCCACGGTAATGCCTCCAGCGAAGCATTACTCTATGCCATTAAAGAGGCCATGCACGAGGTCGACAGGCAGGTTCCGACAAAAATCAAACATAAAATAGAAACCCTTCTAATGGAAAGGCCCTGA
- the fabG gene encoding 3-oxoacyl-ACP reductase FabG, with protein MSDLQGKVALVTGASRGIGKAIAEQLAAQGATVIGTATSESGAQKISDYLGEKGKGMALNVTEPEQIEACLAQIKSEFGDPDILVNNAGITRDNLLMRMKDDEWQSIMDTNLTSIFRMSKAVLRGMMKKRQGRIVNIGSVVGSSGNPGQANYAAAKAGVIGFSKSLAREVASRGVTVNTVAPGFIDTDMTQSLTDEQKEAIFKDIPANRLGNPEEIAATVAFLVSEGAAYITGETIHVNGGMLMA; from the coding sequence ATGTCTGACTTACAAGGTAAAGTTGCGCTGGTAACGGGCGCCAGTCGTGGCATAGGCAAAGCCATCGCCGAGCAGCTGGCGGCGCAGGGCGCCACCGTTATTGGTACCGCCACCTCCGAATCCGGCGCACAGAAAATCTCTGATTATCTGGGTGAAAAGGGTAAAGGCATGGCACTCAATGTGACCGAGCCTGAACAGATCGAAGCCTGCCTGGCGCAGATAAAAAGCGAGTTTGGAGACCCGGATATATTGGTAAATAATGCCGGTATCACCCGCGATAATCTGTTAATGCGCATGAAAGACGACGAATGGCAGAGTATTATGGATACCAACCTGACCTCGATATTTCGCATGTCAAAAGCCGTATTACGTGGCATGATGAAAAAACGCCAGGGCAGAATCGTCAATATAGGCTCTGTGGTGGGTAGCTCAGGTAACCCGGGGCAAGCCAACTATGCGGCGGCCAAAGCCGGTGTGATTGGTTTTTCCAAGTCACTGGCCCGTGAAGTAGCTTCCCGTGGTGTTACAGTGAATACGGTGGCACCGGGCTTTATTGATACCGATATGACCCAGTCACTGACCGATGAGCAAAAAGAAGCCATTTTTAAAGATATCCCGGCTAATCGTTTAGGCAACCCCGAAGAGATTGCCGCCACGGTGGCCTTTTTGGTGTCAGAGGGTGCTGCTTATATCACCGGTGAGACCATCCATGTTAATGGTGGTATGTTGATGGCCTGA